One genomic segment of Salminus brasiliensis chromosome 6, fSalBra1.hap2, whole genome shotgun sequence includes these proteins:
- the chmp7 gene encoding charged multivesicular body protein 7 produces MPVSLQQKVSTSSCSELPPDWEDDERMAFLFSAFKENREVDITDWDGKMNFWTPLIVESCRRRGSVCVSLQELNGSFRRKGAVPLGLGTVVQTMIRGGKVQKESDFAANVDSGWLSWGVGLLLVRPLKWTLSALLGSGRVPLEESFVVIELVKEKAAALLAAYRNSPLAGRSLLSFQELRSLSSHICPDETTLCLALLQLQREKHVTVSLHEGEKLVKFSQPGHGRVSPVSEVELGIYQLQRSEKLLEERVEALGQEAEKCKEQAKVLMKEGKKSQALRYLKGRKHVERKADRLYAQLETVKGILDRIASSQTDRLVMQAYQAGVAALRISLKGVTIERAENLVDQIQELCDTQDEVNQTLAGGALDSTEADSEELEEELKSLLEDNAPDKSQTLPEVPSHPVAVKEPGVLDDAFFLSLPSVPDSSITDEELERELGRLRMSAT; encoded by the exons atgccagtgtcactgcagcAGAAGGTCAGCACGTCCTCCTGCTCCGAGCTCCCCCCGGACTGGGAAGATGACGAGCGGATGGCTTTCCTGTTCTCGGCCTTCAAGGAAAACCGAGAGGTGGACATTACGGACTGGGATGGGAAAATGAACTTCTGGACCCCGCTGATAGTGGAAAGCTGCAGAAGGCGAGGGTCCGTCTGCGTGAGCCTGCAGGAGCTGAATGGAAGTTTTCGGAGAAAGGGGGCCGTTCCTCTGGGCCTGGGCACAGTCGTCCAGACCATGATCAG GGGTGGAAAAGTGCAGAAGGAGTCCGATTTTGCTGCAAATGTAGATTCTGGCTGGTTGTCCTGGGGTGTCGGGCTGCTGTTGGTCAGACCTCTGAAATGGACCCTGTCTGCTCTGCTGGGCAGCGGGAGAGTTCCCCTTGAGGAGTCATTTGTGGTGATCGAACTGGTTAAA GAGAAGGCTGCAGCGCTGCTGGCTGCGTATCGGAACTCTCCTCTGGCGGGACGATCTCTGCTGTCCTTCCAGGAGCTGcgttctctctcctctcatatCTGCCCAGACGAGACCACACTGTGTCTGGCTCTGTTGCAGCTGCAGAGGGAGAAACACGTCACAGTCTCACTACATGAGGGGGAaaag CTGGTGAAGTTCAGTCAGCCAGGTCATGGACGTGTGTCTCCAGTCAgtgaggtggagctggggatcTATCAGCTCCAGCGCAGCGAGAAGTTGCTGGAGGAGAGAGTGGAGGCCTTGGGCCAAGAAGCAGAAAA ATGTAAAGAACAGGCGAAGGTTCTGATGAAGGAGGGAAAGAAATCACAG GCTCTGAGATATCTAAAGGGGAGAAAGCACGTGGAGAGGAAAGCAGATCGTTTGTACGCTCAGCTCGAGACAGTTAAGGGAATCCTGGACAGGATAGCCAGCTCTCAGACTGACCGCCTG GTGATGCAGGCATACCAGGCAGGTGTAGCAGCTCTGAGGATTTCTCTGAAGGGTGTAACCATTGAGAGAGCTGAGAACCTGGTTGATCAGATTCAGGAG tTGTGTGACACGCAGGATGAAGTCAATCAGACTCTGGCTGGAGGAGCCTTGGACTCAA ctgaagcggactctgaagagctggaggaggagctgaagtcTTTATTAGAAGACAACGCTCCAGACAAAAGCCAAACACTACCAGAAGTTCCATCACACCCTGTCGCAGTTAAAGAACCAGGGGTGCTGGACGACGCTTTCTTCCTCTCCCTGCCCTCTGTGCCTGACTCTAGCATCACCGACGAGGAGCTGGAGAGGGAGCTCGGTCGACTGAGGAT GAGCGCAACATAA
- the entpd4 gene encoding ectonucleoside triphosphate diphosphohydrolase 4 isoform X2 encodes MGRISISCLFPASWHFSLSPVVLPRFMLPSFRQLLLLGLLTAVLGLLYLLLVSGKGQNIWVREDKHYHRHLARVTDVEATDTSNPNLNYGVVVDCGSSGSRVFVYTWPRHNGNPHDLLDIRQMRDQHRKPVVMKIKPGISEYATTPGKASDYMYPLLSFAAQHIPKAKHQETPLYILCTAGMRVLPESQQEALLEDLRTDIPVNFNFLFSDSHVEVISGKQEGVYAWIGINFVLGRFNHVDDDHEAVVEVQVPGGDQQETLVRRRTAGVLDMGGVSTQIAYEVPKTEEVAKNLLAEFNLGCDAHRTEHVYRVYVSTFLGFGGNAARQRYEEQLVSSTLLQNKLLDQHRGESADSPLLDPCMPTDLQDEVGPPGQKLHLRGTGDFDRCRLLLQPFLNRTNETSTSLNGVYQPPIDFTNSQFYGFSEFYYCTEDVLRMGGNYNSTKYANAAKDYCATQWRTLKERFDRGLYASHADLHRLKYQCFKSAWVYEVFHSAFSFPVDYDNLKTALLVYDKEVQWTLGAILYRTRFLPLRDIQQESLKGTHSHWHRGFTFMNNHYLFLACFLVVLLSILLYVLRLRRIHNRATLLRGSSVQWLEEGLVSPDLPVTL; translated from the exons ATGGGAAG GATCAGTATCTCCTGCCTGTTTCCAGCATCATGGCACTTCAGCCTGTCTCCGGTCGTGCTTCCCCGGTTCATGCTCCCCTCCTTCAGGCAGCTGCTCCTGCTCGGGCTCCTGACAGCAGTGCTCGGCCTCCTGTATCTGCTGCTAGTCTCAGGGAAGGGACAGAACATCTGGGTCCGAGAGGACAAGCACTATCACAG ACATTTGGCCCGCGTGACAGACGTGGAAGCCACGGACACAAGTAATCCCAACCTGAATTACGGTGTGGTGGTGGACTGCGGGAGCAGCGGCTCTCGCGTGTTTGTGTACACTTGGCCTCGGCACAACGGCAACCCTCACGACCTGCTGGACATCCGGCAGATGAGAGACCAGCACCGGAAGCCTGTAGTCATGAAGATCAAACCAG GTATCTCCGAATATGCAACCACACCAGGAAAAGCCAGTGACTACATGTATCCTCTGCTAAGTTTTGCTGCCCAACACATCCCCAAGGCCAAGCACCAAGAAACTCCGCTGTATATACTGTGCACTGCAGGCATGAGGGTTCTGCCGGAGAG CCAGCAGGAGGCCCTGTTGGAAGACTTGCGGACTGACATTCCTGTGAATTTTAACTTCCTCTTCTCTGATTCTCATGTGGAAGTCATTTCAGGAAAGCAGGAAG gtgtATATGCCTGGATTGGAATTAACTTTGTGCTGGGGAGGTTCAATCATGTAGACGATG ATCATGAGGCCGTGGTGGAGGTGCAAGTCCCTGGTGGTGACCAGCAGGAGACGCTGGTGCGCAGACGCACAGCTGGAGTGCTGGACATGGGGGGCGTCTCCACTCAGATAGCATACGAAGTGCCCAAAACT GAGGAGGTGGCTAAGAACTTGCTGGCCGAGTTTAACCTGGGCTGCGATGCGCATCGTACAGAGCATGTTTACCGCGTTTACGTTTCCACCTTTCTGGGTTTCGGTGGGAACGCAGCTCGACAGAGATATGAGGAACAGCTTGTGAGCAGCACTCTCCTCCAGAACAA GCTCTTGGATCAGCACCGTGGAGAGAGCGCTGACTCCCCCTTACTTGACCCCTGCATGCCCACTGACCTTCAAGATGAGGTGGGTCCCCCCGGACAGAAGCTTCATCTCCGTGGGACTGGAGATTTCGACCGCTGCCGCCTGCTGCTCCAGCCATTTCTTAACCGCACCAACGAGACCAGCACGTCACTGAACGGGGTCTACCAGCCCCCTATAGACTTCACCAACAGCCAGTTCTACGGCTTCTCTGAGTTCTACTACTGTACTGAGGACGTGCTGCGCATGGGGGGCAACTACAACTCCACAAAGTATGCCAACGCTGCTAAG GACTACTGTGCCACCCAGTGGAGGACTCTCAAAGAACGCTTTGACCGCGGCCTCTATGCTTCCCATGCAGACCTGCACAGGCTCAA GTACCAGTGTTTTAAGTCTGCGTGGGTGTACGAGGTGTTCCACTCAGCTTTCTCCTTCCCTGTTGATTACGACAACCTGAAGACTGCGCTGCTCGTGTACGACAAAGAAGTCCAGTGGACTCTTGGAGCCATTCTGTACCGCACACGCTTCCTACCTCTGAG GGACATCCAGCAGGAGAGTCTGAAGGGCACTCACTCGCACTGGCACCGTGGTTTCACCTTCATGAATAACCACTACCTGTTCCTGGCTTGCTTTCTGGTGGTGTTGCTCTCCATCCTGCTGTATGTGCTTCGTCTAAGACGCATCCACAACAGAGCCACCTTGCTCCGCGGGTCATCTGTTCAGTGGCTGGAGGAGGGGCTGGTCTCTCCAGATCTGCCCGTCACCCTATAG
- the entpd4 gene encoding ectonucleoside triphosphate diphosphohydrolase 4 isoform X1 produces MGRISISCLFPASWHFSLSPVVLPRFMLPSFRQLLLLGLLTAVLGLLYLLLVSGKGQNIWVREDKHYHRHLARVTDVEATDTSNPNLNYGVVVDCGSSGSRVFVYTWPRHNGNPHDLLDIRQMRDQHRKPVVMKIKPGISEYATTPGKASDYMYPLLSFAAQHIPKAKHQETPLYILCTAGMRVLPESQQEALLEDLRTDIPVNFNFLFSDSHVEVISGKQEGVYAWIGINFVLGRFNHVDDDHEAVVEVQVPGGDQQETLVRRRTAGVLDMGGVSTQIAYEVPKTVSFASPQQEEVAKNLLAEFNLGCDAHRTEHVYRVYVSTFLGFGGNAARQRYEEQLVSSTLLQNKLLDQHRGESADSPLLDPCMPTDLQDEVGPPGQKLHLRGTGDFDRCRLLLQPFLNRTNETSTSLNGVYQPPIDFTNSQFYGFSEFYYCTEDVLRMGGNYNSTKYANAAKDYCATQWRTLKERFDRGLYASHADLHRLKYQCFKSAWVYEVFHSAFSFPVDYDNLKTALLVYDKEVQWTLGAILYRTRFLPLRDIQQESLKGTHSHWHRGFTFMNNHYLFLACFLVVLLSILLYVLRLRRIHNRATLLRGSSVQWLEEGLVSPDLPVTL; encoded by the exons ATGGGAAG GATCAGTATCTCCTGCCTGTTTCCAGCATCATGGCACTTCAGCCTGTCTCCGGTCGTGCTTCCCCGGTTCATGCTCCCCTCCTTCAGGCAGCTGCTCCTGCTCGGGCTCCTGACAGCAGTGCTCGGCCTCCTGTATCTGCTGCTAGTCTCAGGGAAGGGACAGAACATCTGGGTCCGAGAGGACAAGCACTATCACAG ACATTTGGCCCGCGTGACAGACGTGGAAGCCACGGACACAAGTAATCCCAACCTGAATTACGGTGTGGTGGTGGACTGCGGGAGCAGCGGCTCTCGCGTGTTTGTGTACACTTGGCCTCGGCACAACGGCAACCCTCACGACCTGCTGGACATCCGGCAGATGAGAGACCAGCACCGGAAGCCTGTAGTCATGAAGATCAAACCAG GTATCTCCGAATATGCAACCACACCAGGAAAAGCCAGTGACTACATGTATCCTCTGCTAAGTTTTGCTGCCCAACACATCCCCAAGGCCAAGCACCAAGAAACTCCGCTGTATATACTGTGCACTGCAGGCATGAGGGTTCTGCCGGAGAG CCAGCAGGAGGCCCTGTTGGAAGACTTGCGGACTGACATTCCTGTGAATTTTAACTTCCTCTTCTCTGATTCTCATGTGGAAGTCATTTCAGGAAAGCAGGAAG gtgtATATGCCTGGATTGGAATTAACTTTGTGCTGGGGAGGTTCAATCATGTAGACGATG ATCATGAGGCCGTGGTGGAGGTGCAAGTCCCTGGTGGTGACCAGCAGGAGACGCTGGTGCGCAGACGCACAGCTGGAGTGCTGGACATGGGGGGCGTCTCCACTCAGATAGCATACGAAGTGCCCAAAACTGTAAGCTTTGCTTCTCCACAACAG GAGGAGGTGGCTAAGAACTTGCTGGCCGAGTTTAACCTGGGCTGCGATGCGCATCGTACAGAGCATGTTTACCGCGTTTACGTTTCCACCTTTCTGGGTTTCGGTGGGAACGCAGCTCGACAGAGATATGAGGAACAGCTTGTGAGCAGCACTCTCCTCCAGAACAA GCTCTTGGATCAGCACCGTGGAGAGAGCGCTGACTCCCCCTTACTTGACCCCTGCATGCCCACTGACCTTCAAGATGAGGTGGGTCCCCCCGGACAGAAGCTTCATCTCCGTGGGACTGGAGATTTCGACCGCTGCCGCCTGCTGCTCCAGCCATTTCTTAACCGCACCAACGAGACCAGCACGTCACTGAACGGGGTCTACCAGCCCCCTATAGACTTCACCAACAGCCAGTTCTACGGCTTCTCTGAGTTCTACTACTGTACTGAGGACGTGCTGCGCATGGGGGGCAACTACAACTCCACAAAGTATGCCAACGCTGCTAAG GACTACTGTGCCACCCAGTGGAGGACTCTCAAAGAACGCTTTGACCGCGGCCTCTATGCTTCCCATGCAGACCTGCACAGGCTCAA GTACCAGTGTTTTAAGTCTGCGTGGGTGTACGAGGTGTTCCACTCAGCTTTCTCCTTCCCTGTTGATTACGACAACCTGAAGACTGCGCTGCTCGTGTACGACAAAGAAGTCCAGTGGACTCTTGGAGCCATTCTGTACCGCACACGCTTCCTACCTCTGAG GGACATCCAGCAGGAGAGTCTGAAGGGCACTCACTCGCACTGGCACCGTGGTTTCACCTTCATGAATAACCACTACCTGTTCCTGGCTTGCTTTCTGGTGGTGTTGCTCTCCATCCTGCTGTATGTGCTTCGTCTAAGACGCATCCACAACAGAGCCACCTTGCTCCGCGGGTCATCTGTTCAGTGGCTGGAGGAGGGGCTGGTCTCTCCAGATCTGCCCGTCACCCTATAG